A section of the Phycodurus eques isolate BA_2022a chromosome 4, UOR_Pequ_1.1, whole genome shotgun sequence genome encodes:
- the LOC133401306 gene encoding hemicentin-1-like isoform X12: MKDADIILSSATQLRPVHPDFEGRVKSAGPPPLQWRTAGTSMTILMCDVKKSDSGKYKFAFGFTVGEDLELAEVSTNVTVEDNPCPIYISTVPENLMDDRHVLLSCTTYTTCPTYPQFLDDLPFPMGAIQVYRKALFVNFMAKWQYDGKQIFCQVLNNTDKYLRKGYTFDIKYSTRNTSLMLSNTTSVIEGKNMTLICATQGNPTPTFTWFKNDKVLPVVGPEWTIPSVTTEQNGKYKCVATNYYGTSESTLDIDVKYPPTVEVEHSRSTFRQGEVMTLTCNVMSSNPEPSDFIWYKDDKHVASNQVFTVLSVQPEHMGWYKCVAYNDAGNGASDLLIEVEYRPRNTTVSIVGSGSPLVEAGASITLQCITDANPVPDKYAWLADECNQSSACLSENIGDRLLVNDVQPGNHVCYTCNATNKVDAGENSEPLCIQVLDGPTNLVLSMTTEVTEGELVSMLCSVESVPPSALNLTWTSSDQSMRVVTRSNDNNTLFHSFKATCANGGVYTCEAINSQGRQSTQKTLDVRYAPKDVVVKAHPSLEVTENTPLKLECVADSNPSIKSVMWWKATDSTSDNLAESRTLTITSLTVADAGFYGCTVTNEVGSARSAKVEVKVQNAPIVRGNQDTKERLLNYIIPPVCVLLFVALVVFIYSDTIRTVHDRKRKCMRARCQDTQVLNIIDTVRTSESRASNMGKKPICNVELLSAGKQALTC; the protein is encoded by the exons ATGAAAGACGCCGATATCATTCTTAGTTCCGCCACGCAACTCCGGCCCGTCCACCCGGACTTTGAGGGCCGTGTGAAATCTGCGGGCCCGCCGCCTTTACAGTGGCGCACTGCCGGAACGTCAATGACCATCTTGATGTGCGACGTCAAGAAAAGTGACAGTGGCAAATACAAGTTTGCATTTGGGTTCACTGTGGGAGAGGACTTAGAATTGGCAGAGGTTTCTACTAATGTCACAGTGGAAG ACAATCCCTGCCCCATTTATATATCAACGGTTCCAGAAAACTTGATGGACGATAGGCACGTGCTCCTGTCCTGCACGACTTATACAACATGTCCCACATACCCACAATTTTTGGATGATCTTCCGTTCCCAATGGGGGCGATTCAGGTGTACAGGAAGGCTCTCTTCGTCAATTTTATGGCCAAGTGGCAGTATGACGGCAAGCAGATCTTTTGCCAAGTGCTCAACAACACTGACAAGTATCTGAGGAAAGGCTACACTTTCGATATAAAAT ACAGTACCAGAAATACAAGTTTAATGTTATCAAACACCACTTCCGTCATAGAAGGAAAAAACATGACTCTAATCTGCGCCACCCAAGGAAATCCCACCCCCACGTTCACATGGTTCAAAAATGACAAAGTGCTACCAGTAGTGGGACCCGAGTGGACAATCCCTTCCGTCACCACCGAGCAGAACGGGAAGTACAAATGTGTTGCGACAAACTACTACGGTACTTCAGAGTCCACACTCGACATTGACGTCAAAT ACCCTCCGACGGTTGAAGTCGAGCATTCCCGGTCCACATTCAGGCAGGGAGAGGTCATGACGCTGACGTGCAATGTGATGAGTAGCAACCCCGAGCCCAGTGACTTCATTTGGTACAAAGACGACAAACATGTGGCATCCAATCAAGTGTTCACGGTCTTGTCGGTGCAGCCCGAGCACATGGGTTGGTACAAGTGCGTGGCCTACAACGATGCGGGCAATGGAGCGTCGGACCTTCTGATTGAAGTGGAAT ACCGGCCGAGGAATACCACCGTTTCTATCGTGGGTTCCGGTAGCCCCTTGGTCGAAGCGGGCGCGTCCATTACGTTGCAGTGCATCACAGACGCCAACCCCGTGCCCGACAAGTATGCCTGGTTGGCAGACGAGTGCAACCAATCGTCGGCGTGTCTGTCTGAGAACATTGGTGACCGCCTGTTGGTGAATGACGTTCAGCCAGGCAACCATGTCTGCTACACGTGCAACGCCACCAACAAAGTGGATGCTGGCGAAAACAGTGAACCGCTGTGCATCCAAGTCCTGG ATGGTCCGACAAACCTGGTACTTTCAATGACCACCGAGGTCACTGAAGGTGAGCTGGTCTCCATGCTCTGCTCGGTGGAAAGCGTCCCACCCTCCGCCCTCAACTTGACCTGGACTTCCAGCGACCAGTCCATGCGGGTGGTCACTAGGTCCAATGACAACAACACGCTGTTCCACAGCTTCAAAGCCACCTGCGCAAACGGGGGCGTTTACACCTGCGAGGCCATCAACAGCCAAGGAAGACAGAGCACGCAAAAGACTTTGGATGTCAGAT ATGCTCCCAAAGATGTGGTGGTAAAAGCTCACCCGTCTCTGGAGGTGACCGAAAACACGCCGTTGAAGCTGGAGTGCGTCGCCGACTCGAACCCGTCCATCAAGTCGGTGATGTGGTGGAAAGCGACTGACTCCACGAGCGACAACTTGGCAGAGAGCCGAACCTTAACCATCACGTCCCTCACGGTCGCTGACGCCGGCTTCTATGGCTGCACGGTCACCAATGAAGTGGGCTCGGCGAGGTCAGCCAAAGTGGAGGTCAAGGTTCAGA ATGCTCCCATAGTCAGAGGTAACCAGGACACcaaag AACGGTTGCTGAACTACATCATCCCTCCTGTTTGTGTGCTCTTGTTCGTGGCACTTGTTGTGTTCATCTACAG TGATACTATAAGGACTGTGCATGACAGGAAAAGGAAATGCATGAGGGCAAGATGTCAGGACACGCAGGTCTTGAACATTATTGACACGGTCCGGACCAGCGAGTCGAGGGCCAGTAACAT GGGTAAGAAACCCATTTGTAATGTCGAGCTGCTCTCTGCTGGAAAG